The following proteins are encoded in a genomic region of Natrinema sp. DC36:
- a CDS encoding ATP-dependent DNA helicase translates to MNTERIFEEFPAPSYRGTQQQALRDIRDAFAAGNDVVLVRAPTGSGKSLLARAIAGCAQRADEGDPSDATGAYYTTPQVSQLDDVAADDLLADLNVIRGKSNYSCILPNERNTPVNQAPCVRERGYDCSVKHRCPYFSDRAIASNREIAAMTLAYFMQTAGSEVFRKRDVVVVDEAHGLAEWAEMYATIQLGPRTVPFWDELRVPETDSIERAVRYAESLAQTCTRRKDDLLEQDPLSPAEVRERDRLQELIGELEWFVSDFRDPQSPTTWLVDQSEPRARDADSDGGDADGDESQGGPLTIKPMNPEKYLQHTVWDRGNKFALLSATILNKAAFCRQVGLDPDDVALVDVDHTFPVENRPLYDVTQGKMTYEERDETTPKIARTIVRLMQHHPDEKGLIHAHSYDIQERLADLLTDFGVGDRIRTHDRDGRDAELEAWKAGDEPDVFLSVKMEEALDLKGDLCRWQVLCKAPFLNTGDSRVAHRLEEGQWAWYYRTTLRTVIQACGRVVRAPDDYGATYLADSSLVDCFERARTDMPEWFEAQVDRMTTPDLPMFEPRAALGGAASGDGASVSDGSSRTGRSGTTDTQRGNGTDRESSQSRRSRRSSRSSPLADVWDTDE, encoded by the coding sequence GTGAATACCGAGCGGATCTTCGAGGAGTTTCCCGCGCCGAGTTACCGCGGGACCCAACAGCAGGCCCTCCGTGACATTCGCGACGCCTTCGCGGCCGGCAACGACGTCGTGCTCGTTCGCGCGCCGACGGGCAGCGGCAAGTCCCTGCTCGCCCGCGCGATCGCCGGCTGTGCACAGCGTGCCGACGAGGGCGACCCCAGCGATGCGACGGGCGCGTACTACACGACCCCGCAGGTCTCCCAGCTCGACGACGTGGCGGCCGACGACCTGCTGGCCGATCTCAACGTCATCCGGGGGAAATCCAACTACTCCTGCATCCTGCCGAACGAGCGAAACACGCCGGTCAATCAGGCCCCCTGCGTCCGCGAGCGCGGCTACGACTGTTCCGTCAAACACCGGTGTCCGTACTTCTCCGACCGCGCGATCGCATCGAACCGGGAGATCGCGGCGATGACGCTCGCCTACTTCATGCAGACCGCCGGCAGCGAGGTCTTCCGCAAACGCGACGTCGTGGTCGTCGACGAGGCCCACGGCCTCGCCGAGTGGGCCGAGATGTACGCGACCATTCAACTGGGGCCGCGAACCGTCCCGTTCTGGGACGAGCTTCGCGTCCCCGAGACGGACTCCATCGAGCGAGCCGTTCGCTACGCCGAGAGCCTCGCACAGACCTGTACGCGCCGCAAGGACGACCTGCTCGAGCAGGACCCGCTCTCCCCCGCCGAGGTGCGCGAACGCGACCGCCTGCAGGAACTCATCGGCGAACTCGAGTGGTTCGTTTCGGACTTCCGGGATCCGCAGAGCCCGACGACGTGGCTGGTCGATCAGTCCGAGCCGCGCGCTCGCGACGCCGATTCCGACGGGGGCGACGCCGACGGCGACGAATCCCAGGGCGGCCCGCTGACGATCAAGCCGATGAATCCCGAAAAGTACCTCCAGCACACCGTCTGGGATCGGGGCAACAAGTTCGCTCTCCTCTCGGCGACGATCCTCAACAAAGCGGCCTTTTGCAGACAGGTCGGACTCGATCCCGACGACGTCGCGCTGGTCGACGTCGATCACACGTTCCCCGTCGAGAACCGGCCGCTGTACGACGTCACGCAGGGGAAGATGACCTACGAGGAGCGCGACGAGACGACGCCGAAGATCGCCCGAACGATCGTCCGGCTGATGCAACACCACCCCGACGAGAAGGGACTGATCCACGCCCACTCCTACGACATTCAGGAACGGCTGGCCGACCTCCTAACCGACTTCGGCGTCGGCGACCGAATTCGAACGCACGACCGCGACGGCCGCGACGCCGAACTCGAGGCCTGGAAGGCCGGCGACGAGCCCGACGTCTTCCTCTCGGTGAAGATGGAGGAAGCGCTGGATCTCAAGGGCGACCTCTGTCGCTGGCAGGTCCTCTGTAAGGCACCCTTCCTCAACACCGGCGACTCGCGGGTGGCCCACCGCCTCGAGGAGGGGCAGTGGGCGTGGTACTACCGGACGACGCTCCGGACCGTCATTCAGGCCTGCGGCCGAGTCGTTCGTGCGCCCGACGATTACGGGGCGACGTATCTGGCGGACTCGAGCCTGGTGGACTGCTTCGAGCGCGCCCGGACGGACATGCCGGAGTGGTTCGAGGCGCAGGTCGATCGCATGACGACGCCCGACCTCCCGATGTTCGAGCCGCGGGCGGCCCTCGGTGGGGCGGCGTCGGGTGACGGGGCCAGTGTCTCTGACGGATCCTCGCGAACGGGACGAAGCGGGACGACGGATACCCAGCGTGGCAACGGAACTGATCGGGAATCGTCGCAATCGAGACGATCACGGCGATCGTCCCGATCGAGCCCGTTAGCGGACGTCTGGGATACGGACGAGTAG
- a CDS encoding DUF2795 domain-containing protein: protein MLLNGTGEVIDDHEYPATTEELIEEYGDRTLELPNGSETVGDVLARLEPETFENPEEARFAVYSAVSDKAVGRVGYSDRDPTPVGSPYAPDAVSF from the coding sequence ATGCTGCTCAATGGCACCGGCGAGGTCATCGACGACCACGAGTACCCAGCGACGACCGAGGAACTGATCGAGGAGTACGGCGATCGAACCCTCGAACTCCCCAACGGCAGTGAGACGGTCGGCGATGTACTCGCCCGCCTCGAGCCCGAAACCTTCGAGAATCCGGAGGAGGCGCGCTTCGCCGTCTATTCCGCCGTCAGCGACAAGGCCGTCGGCCGCGTCGGCTACAGCGACCGCGACCCGACCCCGGTCGGCAGCCCGTACGCGCCCGACGCCGTCTCGTTCTAA
- the htpX gene encoding zinc metalloprotease HtpX, translated as MNWQADWGLRLRMFVTMFLLFALYIVFAGALALYIGGGLWLFALLFASFSLVQYYFSDTLTLKSMGAKTVSAEEYPQLHASIERLSQQADLPKPKVAVVDSKVPNAFATGRNQKNAAVCVTTGIMDTLERDELDGVLAHELAHVKNRDMMVMTIASFLSTIAFMIVRWGAFFGGGHGRGGGRQGGGGIVVAILVSLVVWIISYLLIRALSRYREYAADRGAAAITGNPSALASALLKISGEMDKVPKNDMREEAEMNAFFIIPIKSGIVGRLFSTHPPTERRVEQLRDLEREMQSF; from the coding sequence ATGAACTGGCAGGCGGACTGGGGATTGCGGCTTCGAATGTTCGTGACGATGTTCCTGCTGTTCGCGTTGTACATCGTCTTCGCCGGCGCGCTCGCCCTCTACATCGGTGGTGGGCTGTGGCTGTTCGCGTTGCTGTTCGCGAGCTTTTCGCTCGTCCAGTACTACTTCAGCGACACGCTCACGCTCAAGAGCATGGGCGCGAAGACGGTCTCGGCCGAGGAGTACCCGCAGCTCCACGCCTCGATCGAACGGCTCTCCCAGCAGGCTGACCTCCCGAAACCGAAGGTGGCAGTCGTCGACTCGAAGGTCCCGAACGCCTTCGCGACCGGGCGCAACCAGAAAAACGCTGCAGTCTGCGTGACGACCGGGATCATGGACACGCTCGAGCGGGACGAACTCGACGGCGTCCTGGCACACGAACTCGCCCACGTCAAGAACCGCGACATGATGGTGATGACCATCGCCTCCTTCCTCTCGACGATCGCGTTCATGATCGTCCGCTGGGGGGCCTTTTTCGGCGGCGGCCACGGTCGCGGCGGCGGTCGGCAGGGCGGCGGCGGCATCGTCGTCGCGATCCTCGTCTCGCTGGTCGTCTGGATCATCAGCTACCTGCTCATTCGGGCGCTCTCGCGCTACCGCGAGTACGCCGCCGACCGCGGCGCGGCCGCCATCACCGGGAACCCGTCGGCGCTCGCCTCGGCGCTCCTGAAGATCTCCGGCGAGATGGACAAGGTCCCGAAAAACGATATGCGCGAGGAGGCCGAGATGAACGCCTTCTTCATCATCCCGATCAAGTCCGGCATCGTCGGCCGGCTCTTCTCGACGCACCCGCCGACCGAGCGCCGCGTCGAACAGCTTCGGGACCTCGAGCGCGAAATGCAATCGTTCTAA
- a CDS encoding class I SAM-dependent methyltransferase family protein, whose translation MTEDADDRTVDEEPHDLEAAVDGVLEPAAANAPLAVIVAKQRAETAIESLRAEGVYDDSRRVREDGPERVALPITEPPTETAVLEVVKQLEPEPRNPDLEDLLADRGWSDADLESVPGSWAVIGSVILVTVSEDCSDEAALGEALLELHGEADSVLADEGIENDGTAGTYREPRTRLIAGDDDTETIHTEHGTRYGLDPAKVMFSPGNQVERARMGELGSEDEHVFDMFAGIGYFTLPLARGGARVTATEINPTAFRYLLENAVLNDIGDRVDAYMTDCRDLASEIEADRVVMGYYGSSDGADADGNDAMDHGTRTDEAHDFLPDALEALVPGGVVHYHEATPESRLWDRPLERLAAAADEAGRELEVLEKRRVKSHSAGIDHVVVDARFE comes from the coding sequence ATGACTGAGGACGCAGACGACCGCACCGTCGACGAGGAGCCCCACGATCTCGAGGCCGCGGTCGACGGCGTCCTCGAGCCGGCAGCGGCGAATGCCCCCCTCGCCGTAATCGTCGCCAAGCAGCGCGCGGAGACGGCGATCGAGTCGCTACGTGCCGAGGGAGTCTACGACGACTCGAGGCGCGTCCGGGAGGACGGGCCGGAGCGGGTCGCACTCCCCATCACGGAGCCGCCGACCGAGACGGCGGTCCTCGAGGTCGTCAAACAACTCGAGCCAGAGCCCCGGAATCCGGACCTCGAGGACCTGCTGGCCGACCGGGGCTGGAGCGACGCCGACCTCGAGTCGGTCCCGGGCTCGTGGGCGGTGATCGGCTCGGTGATCCTCGTGACAGTATCCGAGGATTGCTCCGACGAGGCAGCGCTGGGTGAGGCCTTGCTCGAGTTACACGGCGAGGCGGACAGCGTGCTGGCCGACGAGGGGATCGAAAACGACGGGACGGCCGGCACGTATCGCGAGCCCCGCACCAGACTGATCGCGGGCGACGACGATACAGAGACGATCCACACCGAGCACGGAACCCGATACGGACTCGATCCGGCGAAAGTGATGTTCTCCCCCGGTAATCAGGTCGAACGCGCCCGTATGGGCGAACTGGGGAGCGAGGACGAACACGTCTTCGACATGTTCGCCGGTATCGGCTACTTCACGCTGCCGCTGGCCCGAGGCGGCGCGCGGGTGACCGCGACCGAGATCAACCCGACCGCCTTTCGCTACCTGCTCGAGAACGCCGTGCTCAACGACATCGGCGACCGGGTCGACGCTTACATGACCGACTGTCGCGACCTCGCGAGCGAGATCGAGGCCGATCGCGTCGTCATGGGCTACTACGGGAGTTCGGACGGCGCTGACGCCGACGGAAACGATGCGATGGACCACGGAACGCGAACCGACGAGGCTCACGACTTCCTCCCCGACGCCCTCGAGGCGCTGGTCCCCGGCGGCGTCGTCCACTACCACGAGGCGACCCCCGAATCGCGGCTCTGGGACCGCCCGCTCGAGCGCCTCGCGGCGGCCGCCGACGAGGCCGGACGCGAGCTCGAGGTGCTCGAGAAACGGCGAGTGAAGAGTCACAGTGCGGGCATCGACCACGTCGTCGTCGACGCGCGGTTCGAGTAG
- a CDS encoding DUF6757 family protein — MNCHYCDREAAFAAESDGLKVGLCEEHFRTRLQELAEADGLESLKEKVDVDRAE, encoded by the coding sequence ATGAACTGCCACTACTGTGACCGCGAAGCTGCGTTCGCCGCGGAGTCCGACGGACTCAAAGTCGGCCTGTGCGAGGAGCACTTCCGGACTCGGTTACAGGAGCTCGCCGAAGCGGACGGCCTCGAGAGCCTGAAGGAGAAAGTCGACGTCGATCGCGCCGAATAA
- a CDS encoding YkgJ family cysteine cluster protein, with protein sequence MEVNCEGCAGCCMDWRSLLEDETGSAAARDDEDATENDSKQRHRRQRDPFGGEDAKSSSREPLDDDPTFVPLTRDEVRAFLEAGMGDALTPRFWHARDEAEGVEIDGVSVAAVADRPTFFVGLRKPPKPVDPFGREEPTWLPTCVFLDPTTLQCRIHESELYPGECGAYPEYTLALARETECERVESAFGGDRLLEADHDDLDGMLLGPQAIGAKLFCHPRPADLEGVVDRAAAGELTRPDRAEAIAVAAASSPGTLATSDHHYDRAKARLLGGEDAESEFADDESWIGPAIREWYQRRRAAGEAVPSPAVADAIETDRGAPETPGWDALE encoded by the coding sequence ATGGAGGTGAACTGCGAGGGCTGTGCCGGCTGCTGCATGGACTGGCGATCGCTGCTCGAGGACGAAACGGGATCGGCCGCCGCTCGAGACGATGAAGACGCGACCGAGAACGATTCCAAACAGCGACACCGGCGACAGCGCGATCCGTTCGGCGGCGAGGACGCGAAGTCATCGTCCCGGGAGCCCCTCGACGACGACCCCACCTTCGTTCCGCTGACCCGCGACGAGGTTCGCGCGTTCCTCGAGGCAGGAATGGGCGACGCCCTGACGCCGCGGTTCTGGCACGCTCGAGACGAAGCCGAGGGCGTCGAGATCGACGGAGTGAGCGTCGCCGCCGTCGCGGACCGACCGACTTTCTTCGTGGGTCTCCGGAAGCCGCCGAAGCCGGTCGACCCGTTCGGCCGCGAGGAGCCGACGTGGCTGCCGACCTGCGTCTTCCTCGATCCAACGACGCTGCAGTGTCGGATCCACGAGAGCGAGCTGTACCCCGGCGAGTGCGGTGCGTATCCCGAATACACCCTCGCGCTCGCACGGGAGACCGAGTGCGAACGCGTCGAGTCCGCGTTCGGCGGCGACCGCCTGCTCGAGGCCGATCACGACGATCTCGACGGCATGCTCCTGGGCCCGCAGGCGATCGGGGCGAAGCTCTTCTGTCATCCGCGACCGGCCGATCTCGAGGGAGTCGTCGACCGAGCGGCGGCCGGCGAGCTCACGCGACCGGATCGTGCCGAGGCGATCGCGGTCGCCGCGGCCTCGAGTCCGGGGACGCTCGCGACCTCGGACCACCACTACGACCGGGCGAAAGCGCGGCTGCTCGGCGGTGAGGATGCCGAGTCGGAATTCGCAGACGACGAATCGTGGATCGGGCCGGCGATCCGCGAGTGGTACCAGCGCCGCCGGGCGGCCGGCGAGGCAGTGCCGTCACCGGCCGTCGCCGACGCTATCGAGACCGATCGCGGCGCGCCCGAAACGCCGGGCTGGGACGCCCTCGAGTGA
- a CDS encoding 60S ribosomal export protein NMD3, which translates to MSESRAFCPRCGDAVPERSASDANSPLRPGAEVELCDSCYFEDFDFVDAPNRIDVRVCARCGAVYRGNRWVDVGADDYTDIAIEEVSEALGVHVDVEDVAWQIDPEQVDQNTIRMHCYFTGVVRGTPVDEQVTVPVKIARQTCTRCGRIAGDYYASIVQIRAEDRTPTTEEIERAKAIANAIVADMEATGDRNAFVTETSETDDGLNIRVSTNKIGKKISNKMIEEFGGTVNDAETLVTEDEDGNEVYRVTFAVRLPPYTPGDIIDLAEDDGGPVLVRSARGNLKGVRVTTGERYEASYEEGNSPDARRLGHLEDADEATVVTVEDDNAVQVLDPETFRATTVARPDYFDAEAETVPVLKSRAGLHILPDESDD; encoded by the coding sequence ATGAGTGAATCGCGTGCGTTCTGTCCCCGATGCGGGGACGCGGTGCCCGAGCGGTCGGCGAGCGACGCGAATAGCCCGTTGCGGCCCGGCGCGGAGGTCGAACTCTGCGATTCGTGTTACTTCGAGGACTTCGACTTCGTGGACGCGCCGAACCGGATCGACGTTCGCGTCTGCGCCCGCTGCGGTGCGGTCTATCGGGGGAACCGATGGGTCGACGTCGGCGCGGACGACTACACCGACATCGCCATCGAGGAGGTCAGCGAGGCGCTGGGCGTCCACGTCGACGTCGAGGACGTCGCCTGGCAGATCGACCCCGAACAGGTCGATCAGAACACGATCCGGATGCACTGTTACTTCACGGGCGTGGTGCGCGGAACGCCGGTGGACGAACAGGTAACCGTCCCGGTCAAAATCGCCCGACAGACCTGTACCCGCTGCGGGCGAATCGCCGGCGACTACTACGCCAGCATCGTCCAGATCCGCGCCGAGGACCGCACCCCGACGACCGAGGAGATCGAACGGGCGAAAGCGATCGCGAACGCGATCGTCGCCGACATGGAGGCGACGGGCGACCGCAACGCCTTCGTCACGGAGACGAGCGAGACCGACGACGGACTGAACATCAGGGTCTCGACCAACAAGATCGGCAAGAAGATCTCGAACAAGATGATCGAGGAGTTCGGCGGCACCGTCAACGACGCCGAAACCCTCGTCACGGAGGACGAGGACGGCAACGAGGTCTATCGGGTCACCTTCGCCGTCCGCCTGCCGCCGTACACGCCCGGCGACATCATCGACCTCGCCGAGGACGACGGCGGTCCCGTGCTCGTCCGCAGCGCCCGCGGCAACCTCAAGGGCGTCCGCGTGACGACCGGGGAACGCTACGAGGCGAGCTACGAGGAGGGGAACTCGCCCGACGCGCGACGGCTCGGCCATCTCGAGGACGCGGACGAGGCGACGGTCGTCACCGTCGAGGACGACAACGCCGTGCAGGTGCTCGACCCCGAGACGTTTCGGGCCACGACCGTCGCGCGACCGGACTACTTCGACGCCGAGGCCGAAACCGTACCCGTGTTGAAGAGCCGCGCCGGACTGCACATTCTGCCGGACGAGAGCGATGACTGA
- a CDS encoding zinc-dependent alcohol dehydrogenase family protein — MRAAVLEEHGEPLSIEEVDAPEPAPDGAVVELEACGVCRSDWHGWQGDWGWLGLETQPGQILGHEPAGRVAAVGDEVETVTEGDHVAVPFNLGDGSCPRCQRGHSNICENVMPLGFIEQAQGAFAEQVHVPVADHNLVELPDGVSSVDMAGLGCRFMTSFHALAHRADVGAGDWVSIHGCGGVGLSAVHIADALGANVVAVDLKDEKLEKAESLGAVETINAEDVGDVPGEVSAITDGGAHVSMDALGIATTSQNSVSSLDARGQHIQVGLTTQDEQGVIPLPSDAMVMQEIEFIGSLGMPPTRYDEIFRMVSTGKLEPEKVVSETIGLEDVSDKLEAMTDFETVGIPVIDSFN; from the coding sequence ATGCGCGCAGCAGTCCTCGAGGAACACGGCGAACCGCTCTCGATCGAAGAGGTAGACGCGCCGGAGCCGGCACCGGACGGGGCCGTCGTCGAACTCGAAGCGTGCGGCGTCTGCCGGAGCGACTGGCACGGCTGGCAGGGCGACTGGGGATGGCTCGGCCTCGAAACGCAGCCGGGGCAGATCCTGGGTCACGAACCCGCCGGCCGCGTCGCCGCCGTCGGCGACGAAGTCGAGACCGTCACGGAGGGCGACCACGTCGCCGTCCCGTTCAACCTCGGCGACGGCTCCTGTCCGCGGTGCCAGCGCGGCCACTCCAACATCTGCGAGAACGTGATGCCGCTCGGGTTCATCGAGCAAGCGCAGGGTGCGTTCGCCGAACAGGTCCACGTCCCCGTCGCCGACCACAACCTCGTGGAACTACCCGACGGCGTCTCGTCCGTCGACATGGCCGGACTCGGCTGCCGGTTTATGACCTCGTTCCACGCGCTGGCCCACCGCGCGGACGTCGGCGCGGGCGATTGGGTATCGATCCACGGCTGCGGCGGGGTCGGCCTCTCGGCGGTCCACATCGCCGACGCACTCGGCGCCAACGTCGTCGCCGTCGACCTCAAAGACGAGAAACTCGAGAAGGCCGAGTCCCTCGGCGCGGTCGAGACGATCAACGCGGAGGACGTCGGCGACGTCCCCGGCGAAGTCTCGGCGATCACCGACGGCGGCGCTCACGTCTCGATGGACGCGCTCGGCATCGCGACGACCAGCCAGAACTCCGTCTCGAGTCTCGACGCTCGCGGCCAGCACATCCAGGTCGGTCTCACGACCCAGGACGAACAGGGCGTGATCCCCCTCCCGTCCGACGCGATGGTCATGCAAGAGATCGAGTTCATCGGCTCGCTCGGGATGCCGCCGACCCGCTACGACGAGATCTTCCGGATGGTCTCGACGGGGAAGCTCGAGCCCGAAAAGGTCGTCTCCGAGACGATCGGGCTTGAGGACGTCAGCGACAAACTCGAGGCGATGACCGACTTCGAAACGGTCGGGATTCCGGTGATCGACAGCTTCAACTAA
- a CDS encoding DUF5786 family protein: MSMGAYDEDEHERREQQASKVDTDFDDERTIYRGKVEYDSGDSAEALLDTFEQIKSE, translated from the coding sequence ATGTCAATGGGTGCCTATGACGAGGACGAGCACGAGCGTCGCGAACAACAGGCCTCGAAGGTCGATACCGATTTCGACGACGAGCGGACGATTTACCGCGGCAAAGTCGAGTACGACTCCGGGGACTCCGCCGAAGCGTTGCTAGACACGTTCGAACAGATCAAGTCGGAGTAG
- a CDS encoding PHP domain-containing protein — protein MPYADLHVHTKRSDGSLALEAVPDAARRGGVDVVAVTDHDRVQPFDGPVVERDGVTLVHGIELRVETGGQRIDLLGYGLEPSADLEAILERIQENRIERGRAIVDCVESRLGIDLDVTVDGGFGRPHIARAIDAHPETEYDYQGAFDRVIGSGCPCYVPRDVPSFERGQAALSESCRLVSLAHPLRYRDPEGALAHAAELDAVELHYPYGREVDRAPVERAIERNDLLPTGGSDAHDERLGVDGLSRRAYERLELTAE, from the coding sequence ATGCCATATGCCGATTTGCACGTCCACACGAAGCGCTCGGACGGCAGCCTCGCGCTCGAGGCGGTCCCCGACGCCGCACGCCGCGGCGGCGTCGACGTCGTCGCGGTGACGGACCACGATCGGGTACAGCCGTTCGACGGGCCGGTCGTCGAACGCGACGGCGTGACGCTCGTCCACGGGATCGAACTTCGCGTCGAGACGGGAGGACAACGGATCGACCTGCTGGGCTACGGCCTCGAGCCGAGCGCGGATCTCGAGGCTATCCTCGAGCGGATTCAGGAAAACCGCATCGAGCGCGGACGGGCGATCGTCGACTGCGTTGAATCGCGGTTGGGAATCGATCTCGACGTGACCGTCGACGGCGGGTTCGGACGGCCACACATCGCACGGGCGATCGACGCACATCCCGAGACCGAGTACGACTATCAGGGCGCGTTCGATCGCGTCATCGGGTCCGGCTGTCCGTGTTACGTCCCTCGAGACGTCCCGTCGTTCGAACGGGGACAGGCGGCGCTATCCGAGTCCTGTCGGCTCGTTTCGCTGGCACATCCGCTGCGGTACCGCGATCCCGAAGGCGCGCTCGCGCACGCGGCCGAACTCGATGCCGTCGAACTGCACTACCCCTACGGCCGCGAGGTCGACCGCGCTCCCGTCGAGCGAGCGATCGAGCGCAACGACCTGCTCCCGACCGGTGGCAGCGACGCCCACGACGAGCGCCTCGGCGTCGACGGGCTCTCTCGGCGGGCCTACGAGCGGCTCGAGCTGACAGCCGAGTAA
- a CDS encoding DUF5784 family protein, with the protein MARPLRFRYSPQSWSDGRVQQEILQPLQSNIGAQSVTPWFKIGGDWQAHRFEMQNGDIALFARTDSDAYWMGNTETPSSLWKTDKFGWREVPHHVSRWAQRELTATLHEEDPWLADYPHLSWFFLPVFMSKDGRNSTRAFFREHAAGFPDAGRRETTRFFEDFLETGVLDEYRHVMSGKLGTSNHVDRVRMSAAMAEFIAAKLLTDAGYDVVPEIEVTTGHSLDFRAENDETNVLVEVTRPQPPQNRAASGPVAAVRDTAETKTSGQLAEHGGGATLFVDCSSFRDDAWSAVRGEQPDVRHRPAVVYRVRPNGHAEGYRKGAVPLELGDALEFLD; encoded by the coding sequence GTGGCACGGCCGCTTCGCTTCCGTTACTCGCCCCAGTCTTGGAGCGACGGGCGAGTACAACAGGAGATTCTGCAGCCGCTTCAGTCAAACATCGGCGCACAGTCCGTCACGCCGTGGTTCAAGATCGGCGGCGACTGGCAGGCACACCGCTTCGAGATGCAAAACGGGGACATCGCCCTCTTCGCGCGCACCGACAGCGACGCCTACTGGATGGGCAACACGGAAACGCCCTCCTCGCTGTGGAAGACCGACAAGTTCGGCTGGCGGGAGGTGCCCCATCACGTCTCGCGGTGGGCCCAGCGCGAACTGACCGCGACGCTCCACGAGGAAGACCCCTGGCTCGCCGACTACCCGCACCTCTCGTGGTTTTTCCTGCCGGTGTTCATGTCCAAAGACGGCCGCAACTCGACTCGTGCGTTCTTCCGCGAGCACGCCGCCGGCTTCCCCGACGCAGGCCGCCGGGAGACGACCCGCTTCTTCGAGGACTTCCTCGAGACCGGCGTCCTCGACGAGTACCGACACGTCATGTCGGGCAAACTCGGCACCAGCAACCACGTCGACCGCGTCCGAATGAGCGCCGCGATGGCGGAGTTCATCGCGGCGAAACTCCTCACCGACGCGGGCTACGACGTGGTCCCGGAGATCGAGGTCACGACCGGACACTCGCTCGACTTCCGGGCCGAAAACGACGAGACCAACGTCCTCGTCGAAGTCACGCGACCCCAGCCGCCCCAGAACCGCGCGGCGTCCGGCCCCGTGGCCGCCGTTCGCGACACCGCCGAGACCAAGACCAGCGGCCAACTGGCCGAACACGGCGGCGGCGCGACCCTCTTCGTCGACTGCTCGAGCTTTCGCGACGACGCCTGGTCCGCCGTCCGCGGCGAACAACCCGACGTTCGCCACCGCCCCGCGGTCGTCTACCGCGTCAGGCCGAACGGCCACGCCGAAGGCTACCGAAAAGGTGCGGTTCCCCTCGAGTTAGGCGACGCACTCGAGTTTCTGGACTAG